The following coding sequences are from one Rhipicephalus microplus isolate Deutch F79 chromosome 3, USDA_Rmic, whole genome shotgun sequence window:
- the LOC142803167 gene encoding uncharacterized protein LOC142803167, protein MRDSLSMFNELVESVKKQNSDLATENKALKDENKQLTRRVSELEQYSRLNNVEIKGVPATKGESCLAVVQSMGDAVGCKIAPEDLDTVHRVPAKKDTNIIARFCSREKKTEFLKKVRKARLTTAALGFSQNNQKPLYANDHLTQERKRLFAQALELKRAKGWKHLWTDHCMIKARKTDDSRVYRISSAGDLAVLA, encoded by the coding sequence ATGCGTGACAGCCTTAGTATGTTCAACGAGCTTGTCGAGAGTGTTAAGAAGCAGAATTCCGACCTCGCTACTGAAAACAAGGCTTTGAAAGATGAAAATAAGCAACTGACACGAAGGGTTTCTGAACTTGAACAGTACTCCCGACTAAATAATGTAGAAATAAAAGGCGTCCCTGCAACAAAAGGTGAAAGCTGTCTGGCAGTTGTTCAGTCCATGGGTGATGCTGTAGGGTGCAAGATTGCACCTGAAGATCTTGATACTGTGCATCGTGTGCCAGCCAAAAAAGACACGAACATTATCGCGCGCTTCTGCTCCCGAGAAAAAAAGACTGAGTTCTTGAAAAAAGTACGCAAGGCCCGCTTGACGACTGCGGCCCTTGGGTTTTCCCAAAACAATCAGAAGCCCTTATATGCAAATGATCATCTCACACAAGAAAGGAAACGGCTGTTCGCACAGGCACTTGAACTGAAAAGAGCTAAAGGCTGGAAACATCTCTGGACTGATCACTGCATGATTAAGGCCAGAAAGACGGACGACAGCCGCGTCTACCGTATCTCTAGTGCGGGTGACCTTGCTGTGTTGGCCTAG